The proteins below are encoded in one region of Methylophilales bacterium:
- the argF gene encoding ornithine carbamoyltransferase encodes MAKVKHFLKLNDLNIDELSYLFERAAIIKASYKSYKKTWTLEDRTLVMIFEKASTRTRLSFEAGMNQMGGSAVYLNTRDSQLGRGEPVEDAAQVISRMSDIVMIRTFEQDIIERFAKNSRVPVINGLTNEFHPCQILADIFTFIEKRGEIKGKKVAWIGDSNNVCMTWLQAAELLGFELHVSTPKGYEVQLDNIDNKNYFFQHEDPMEAAKDADIVTTDVWTSMGFESENKERLKDFASWQVDKKMMGVAKKDALFMHCLPAHRGEEVSGEVIDGPQSIVWEEAENRLHIQKALLEYLLIGKQ; translated from the coding sequence ATGGCAAAAGTTAAACATTTCTTAAAGCTTAATGATTTAAATATTGATGAACTCTCTTATCTTTTTGAAAGAGCCGCAATCATAAAAGCAAGCTATAAAAGCTATAAAAAAACCTGGACACTCGAAGACAGAACTCTAGTGATGATTTTTGAGAAGGCCAGCACAAGAACGAGGCTTTCTTTTGAGGCTGGAATGAATCAGATGGGAGGAAGCGCTGTTTATTTAAACACGAGAGATTCGCAGTTAGGAAGGGGTGAGCCTGTTGAAGATGCTGCCCAGGTAATTTCAAGAATGTCTGACATTGTGATGATCAGGACCTTTGAGCAAGATATTATTGAAAGGTTTGCTAAAAATTCAAGAGTCCCTGTTATAAATGGTTTAACTAATGAGTTTCATCCCTGCCAAATTCTAGCTGATATTTTTACTTTTATTGAGAAAAGAGGAGAAATCAAAGGTAAAAAAGTGGCATGGATTGGAGACTCAAACAATGTATGCATGACATGGCTGCAAGCAGCAGAACTATTGGGTTTTGAATTACATGTCTCCACACCAAAAGGTTATGAAGTGCAACTTGATAATATCGATAACAAGAATTATTTTTTTCAGCATGAGGATCCAATGGAGGCTGCAAAAGATGCCGATATTGTAACTACGGATGTTTGGACAAGCATGGGTTTTGAATCTGAGAATAAAGAGAGACTTAAGGATTTTGCAAGTTGGCAAGTGGATAAAAAAATGATGGGTGTCGCAAAAAAAGATGCATTATTTATGCATTGTTTGCCTGCACACAGAGGGGAAGAAGTTTCAGGTGAAGTTATAGATGGACCACAAAGCATTGTTTGGGAAGAGGCTGAAAATAGACTTCATATTCAAAAAGCATTATTAGAGTATTTGTTAATAGGAAAACAATAA
- a CDS encoding aspartate aminotransferase family protein, with product MRKLLTNSLMSTYQRLPISFNRGEGVWLHAKNGDKYLDALSGIAVNTLGYSHPKFVKAISDQIKNLIHVSNLYNIEEQCLLAKELVSLSELSATFFCNSGCEANELAIKIARLHGHDLKIHEPEIIVMDNAFHGRTMATLSASGSRKVQAGFEPLMSGFVRVPFDNIYAIQEIASKKNKISALFVEPIQGEGGVNIPDDFESYLKELRDICNKNNWLLIFDEVQCGVGRTGKWFAYQNSSIKPDVVTLAKGLASGVPIGACIANEMASSLISPGKHGSTFGGNPLAMVAGLKTLEIMKEEDLLGNAMKQGQLIVSLLNNEFEHNDKIISIRHMGLMIGIELKNPCAALVELAMNNKLLINVTSDKTIRLLPPLIMNNDEAKLVARKLIKTIDEFLKKT from the coding sequence ATGAGAAAACTATTAACAAATAGCTTAATGTCAACATATCAGAGGCTTCCAATCTCTTTTAATAGAGGAGAGGGGGTATGGTTGCATGCAAAAAATGGAGATAAGTATTTGGATGCTTTATCGGGCATTGCTGTTAATACATTAGGCTATAGTCATCCGAAATTTGTTAAAGCCATATCTGATCAAATAAAAAATTTGATCCATGTTTCCAATTTATACAATATTGAAGAACAATGTTTATTGGCAAAGGAATTAGTATCTTTGTCAGAATTGAGTGCTACATTTTTCTGTAATTCAGGTTGCGAGGCAAATGAGCTTGCAATCAAAATTGCAAGGTTACATGGACATGATTTAAAAATACATGAACCAGAAATCATTGTCATGGATAATGCATTCCATGGAAGAACAATGGCAACACTTAGCGCCTCAGGAAGTAGAAAAGTGCAAGCGGGTTTTGAGCCACTTATGTCTGGATTTGTCAGAGTTCCATTTGATAATATTTATGCCATTCAAGAAATTGCTAGTAAAAAAAATAAAATTTCAGCTTTATTTGTTGAGCCAATTCAGGGTGAGGGTGGTGTAAATATACCTGATGATTTCGAAAGTTATTTAAAAGAACTTAGAGATATTTGTAATAAAAATAACTGGCTATTAATTTTTGATGAAGTGCAATGTGGTGTTGGAAGGACAGGAAAATGGTTTGCCTATCAAAATAGCAGTATAAAGCCTGATGTTGTTACCCTAGCCAAGGGGCTGGCTTCAGGAGTTCCTATTGGAGCATGCATAGCTAATGAGATGGCTTCTAGTCTGATTTCACCTGGTAAGCATGGCTCTACCTTTGGTGGGAACCCGTTGGCAATGGTTGCAGGTTTGAAGACCTTGGAAATTATGAAAGAAGAGGATTTGTTAGGCAATGCAATGAAACAAGGCCAACTTATTGTTTCACTTTTAAACAATGAATTTGAACATAATGATAAAATAATCTCTATTAGGCATATGGGTCTGATGATTGGGATTGAATTAAAAAATCCTTGCGCAGCATTGGTTGAATTAGCAATGAATAATAAATTATTGATAAACGTAACTTCAGACAAAACGATTAGACTTTTACCTCCCTTAATAATGAATAATGATGAAGCTAAATTAGTTGCTAGAAAACTAATAAAAACTATTGATGAATTCCTTAAAAAGACATAA
- a CDS encoding response regulator transcription factor, with translation MSDIKILLVDDHAVVRMGFKMLIEAEPDMTVIAEAESGELGIKAFKEHKPDIVIMDITMPGIGGIEAIDRICAHDKSAKILVLSAHEDSVHPKRVLAAGALGYVTKRSAAEELIKAIRTIKSGKKFLEPIIAQQMAITQLSGENNPIEVLSDREFEVFMSLAKGKSTNEIADTMCLSPRTVGTHLYNIKQKLNANNSAEIALIAIRCGLLEP, from the coding sequence ATGAGTGATATTAAAATATTGTTGGTCGATGACCATGCCGTTGTCAGAATGGGTTTTAAGATGCTTATCGAAGCAGAACCTGATATGACTGTGATAGCAGAGGCAGAGTCAGGGGAACTAGGAATTAAAGCTTTTAAGGAGCATAAGCCAGATATTGTTATTATGGATATCACAATGCCAGGAATCGGAGGTATTGAGGCCATTGACCGGATTTGCGCTCATGATAAATCGGCTAAAATATTAGTGCTCTCTGCCCATGAGGACTCAGTCCATCCAAAGAGGGTATTAGCAGCAGGTGCATTGGGTTATGTGACAAAAAGGAGTGCAGCAGAAGAATTAATTAAAGCCATAAGAACAATCAAGTCAGGCAAAAAGTTCCTAGAACCTATTATCGCCCAGCAAATGGCGATTACGCAGTTATCTGGTGAAAATAACCCTATAGAAGTTTTGTCCGATAGGGAGTTTGAGGTTTTCATGTCCCTTGCAAAAGGGAAAAGTACGAATGAAATTGCAGATACAATGTGCTTAAGTCCGAGGACAGTAGGTACTCACCTGTACAATATAAAGCAAAAACTTAACGCAAATAATTCGGCAGAAATCGCTCTTATTGCGATTAGGTGTGGGTTACTTGAACCATAA
- a CDS encoding urate hydroxylase PuuD — protein sequence MKNPLDSIKGTIIAGVVLMFVIIAILDLGEPGLMSDANNIYLGFMRWFHAIAGIAWIGLLYYFNFVQVPALKDAAADGTAGGITKHVAPLALLWFRWAALATWLAGAALLGSNFSNAFLLQPGWEPIGIGSWLGTIMLFNVWGLIWPNQQKILGMKKATDEEKVKARRVALLASRTNTLLSIPMLLLMTNGLSHRALLGL from the coding sequence ATGAAAAATCCATTAGATTCTATCAAAGGCACAATAATAGCAGGAGTCGTTTTGATGTTTGTAATTATCGCTATCCTTGATTTGGGAGAGCCTGGATTGATGAGTGATGCAAATAATATATACCTTGGATTTATGAGGTGGTTTCATGCTATTGCTGGTATTGCATGGATTGGTCTTTTATATTACTTTAACTTCGTACAAGTTCCTGCATTGAAGGATGCTGCGGCAGATGGAACTGCCGGTGGAATCACTAAACACGTCGCACCTCTTGCGTTACTGTGGTTCAGATGGGCTGCTTTAGCTACCTGGTTAGCTGGTGCAGCTTTATTAGGTTCAAATTTTTCTAATGCCTTTTTATTGCAACCTGGATGGGAGCCTATCGGAATTGGTTCATGGCTTGGCACTATCATGTTATTTAATGTCTGGGGCTTAATCTGGCCTAATCAACAAAAAATTCTAGGCATGAAAAAAGCAACAGACGAGGAGAAGGTAAAAGCAAGGAGGGTTGCTTTGTTAGCCTCAAGAACAAATACATTGCTATCTATACCTATGTTGCTTCTGATGACAAACGGACTATCTCATCGAGCGCTTCTTGGCTTATAA
- a CDS encoding argininosuccinate synthase, with protein MKDVKKIVLAYSGGLDTSVILKWLQDQYDCEVVTFTADLGQKEEIEPARAKAQSAGVKEIFIEDLREEFVRDYVFPMFRANALYEGEYLLGTSIARPLISKRLVEIAHQTGSNAISHGATGKGNDQVRFELGAYAIDPDIKIIAPWREWDLLSREKLLKYATENNIPVEMKHKSGGTPYSMDANLLHISYEGRHLEDPKNEPEESMWRWSVDPKNAPDIAQEITIGFENGDPNSLNGKKLLPHEILEKLNILGGDNGIGRLDLVENRYIGMKARGCYETPGGTILLKAHRAIESLTLDREVAHLKDELMPRYACLIYNGYWWSPERIALQALIDHTQKNVNGWVKLNLYKGNVILVARDSKHSLFDPEVATFEDDDGVFDHQDAVGFIKLNALRLRLNKKRK; from the coding sequence ATCAAGGACGTAAAAAAAATTGTATTGGCATATTCAGGTGGTCTTGATACATCAGTGATTTTAAAATGGTTACAAGATCAATATGATTGTGAGGTTGTTACATTTACTGCAGACCTGGGACAGAAAGAGGAGATTGAGCCAGCAAGAGCTAAGGCGCAGTCAGCAGGGGTAAAAGAGATTTTCATAGAAGATCTCAGAGAGGAGTTTGTAAGGGATTATGTATTCCCTATGTTTAGGGCTAATGCCTTATATGAGGGCGAATACCTTCTAGGCACATCAATTGCAAGACCGCTCATATCAAAAAGATTAGTCGAAATAGCTCACCAAACTGGTTCTAATGCTATTTCACACGGTGCAACGGGTAAAGGTAATGATCAAGTGAGATTTGAGCTTGGAGCCTATGCTATTGATCCAGACATTAAGATTATCGCACCTTGGAGAGAATGGGATCTTTTGAGTAGGGAAAAACTGCTTAAATATGCGACTGAAAATAACATACCCGTAGAAATGAAACATAAATCTGGAGGAACTCCGTACAGTATGGATGCAAACTTACTTCATATCTCATACGAAGGAAGGCATCTTGAGGACCCAAAAAATGAGCCAGAAGAATCTATGTGGAGGTGGTCAGTAGATCCAAAAAATGCGCCTGATATAGCACAAGAAATTACGATTGGCTTTGAAAACGGAGACCCAAACAGTCTAAACGGTAAAAAATTACTTCCACATGAAATATTAGAGAAGTTAAATATCTTAGGCGGCGATAATGGTATAGGTAGATTAGATTTAGTTGAAAACAGATATATTGGTATGAAGGCGAGAGGATGCTACGAAACACCTGGAGGAACAATACTTTTAAAAGCACATAGGGCCATTGAATCATTGACACTTGATAGGGAGGTTGCTCATTTAAAAGATGAATTAATGCCGAGGTACGCATGCTTAATTTATAATGGCTATTGGTGGAGTCCTGAAAGAATCGCCTTACAGGCGCTCATAGACCACACTCAGAAAAATGTTAATGGATGGGTGAAATTAAATTTATACAAGGGCAATGTCATATTAGTTGCCAGGGACAGTAAGCATTCTTTATTTGATCCCGAAGTCGCTACATTTGAGGACGACGATGGTGTCTTCGATCACCAAGATGCAGTCGGTTTTATTAAGCTTAATGCCCTCAGATTAAGATTAAATAAGAAAAGAAAATAA
- a CDS encoding YajQ family cyclic di-GMP-binding protein: protein MPTFDITSKANLENIKNAVDVAMKMIVNRYDFKGTSAKVGLNESDMKIEINADSEFQMDQIKDILFPALEKKEPDSSKRMSPENIETVTGNKLKQSLVIKSGISMELSKQIIKTVKDSKIKVQCSIQGDELRVKGPKRDVLQECIALIKTKHNEFPLNFGNFRD from the coding sequence ATGCCAACTTTCGATATAACCTCAAAAGCAAATCTTGAAAATATCAAAAATGCGGTTGATGTTGCAATGAAAATGATTGTAAATCGTTATGATTTTAAAGGGACAAGCGCAAAGGTAGGCTTAAATGAAAGTGATATGAAGATAGAGATTAATGCTGATTCCGAATTTCAAATGGACCAAATCAAGGATATCCTTTTTCCAGCTTTAGAAAAAAAAGAGCCTGATAGCTCTAAAAGAATGAGTCCAGAAAATATTGAAACCGTCACTGGTAATAAGCTTAAACAATCTCTAGTCATTAAAAGTGGAATCTCGATGGAGCTATCAAAGCAAATAATCAAGACAGTTAAGGATTCAAAAATAAAAGTGCAATGCAGCATCCAGGGGGATGAGCTTAGGGTTAAAGGTCCAAAAAGGGACGTATTACAAGAATGTATAGCACTAATAAAGACTAAGCATAATGAATTCCCGTTAAATTTTGGTAACTTCAGAGATTAA
- a CDS encoding PAS domain S-box protein, producing MGLRYRFNLLLTLIMLVFILTLMFVMMTSSKNSILEGVESAHKVTMQLLDTVIVSSAQNPNWETTNNVMAQFLVQLGYVRSNDIYLYDSDNNLVYKTPHSTYRLDVHPPEWFSNFLAPKKMVVTRDIRSGRLIVASNPSGAIREAWVQIKSIFFTAMLLFVFINFIAYKALGGWLRPIKPMIKAIEKMGKGDLGSRIPNFNVPEFSAIANNFNMMGDSLENQILENERLAMIAEQTADAVMIHDEKLKITFWNKSAERIFKYKKKDILGKSAKIIVPEFLLEEFNKNLKKLKSKNFIQNFESKRQTKTGKLVDVSISASLLMDPTTKKVIGDIVSMRDISEKIVAKKSKAELQKNRELTSIIQEHVEDERKSLARELHDELGQYVSAIKIFSQNILNRSKGKDEAIETSASSVTSAANQIYDGMHNIIRQLRPGSLDNLGLSETIKDEMNSWQSQHPSLKVNLIIKGNIDLLGEVVNINVYRIIQEAMNNVVKHAKASAIKISLLKTKDSLKIECVDDGKGFDLKILKKTKQFGLMGIKERAQSLNGRFDIRSNANDGTCITIVIPTKLEKEKQ from the coding sequence ATGGGATTGAGATATAGATTTAACCTCCTGCTTACATTAATTATGTTAGTTTTTATTTTAACGCTTATGTTTGTCATGATGACATCATCTAAAAACTCTATTCTTGAAGGTGTTGAATCAGCCCATAAAGTTACAATGCAGTTATTAGATACCGTGATTGTCAGCTCTGCTCAAAATCCAAACTGGGAAACAACGAATAATGTGATGGCACAGTTCCTTGTTCAGCTGGGTTATGTAAGAAGTAATGATATATACCTTTATGATTCCGATAATAATCTTGTTTATAAAACTCCTCATTCAACATATCGATTAGATGTTCATCCACCGGAATGGTTTTCAAACTTTCTTGCACCAAAAAAAATGGTAGTAACAAGAGATATTCGATCGGGAAGATTGATTGTTGCATCTAACCCCTCCGGAGCGATTCGAGAAGCATGGGTTCAAATCAAATCTATTTTTTTTACCGCGATGCTGTTATTTGTTTTTATAAACTTTATTGCATATAAAGCCCTTGGCGGATGGCTGCGTCCTATAAAGCCAATGATTAAAGCTATTGAAAAAATGGGTAAAGGCGATCTAGGGTCAAGGATTCCTAATTTTAATGTTCCAGAATTTTCTGCAATTGCAAATAACTTTAATATGATGGGCGATTCACTAGAAAATCAAATTCTTGAAAATGAGCGACTCGCAATGATTGCAGAACAAACTGCTGATGCAGTGATGATTCATGATGAGAAGCTTAAAATAACTTTTTGGAATAAATCAGCAGAGAGAATTTTTAAATATAAGAAAAAGGATATTTTAGGAAAATCTGCCAAAATAATTGTCCCAGAATTTTTGTTAGAGGAATTCAATAAAAATTTAAAAAAATTAAAAAGTAAAAATTTCATTCAAAACTTTGAGTCGAAAAGACAAACTAAGACTGGTAAATTAGTTGATGTTTCAATATCTGCTTCATTGCTAATGGATCCTACAACAAAAAAAGTGATAGGTGACATTGTCAGCATGAGGGACATTTCTGAAAAAATTGTGGCAAAAAAATCTAAAGCGGAGTTACAGAAAAATAGGGAGTTAACCTCGATCATCCAAGAACATGTAGAAGACGAAAGAAAGAGTCTTGCTAGAGAGCTGCATGATGAATTAGGACAGTATGTTTCAGCTATTAAAATTTTTTCCCAAAACATTCTAAATCGCTCAAAGGGTAAGGATGAAGCAATTGAAACTAGTGCCTCATCGGTGACATCTGCTGCTAATCAAATTTATGATGGGATGCATAATATTATTAGACAGCTTAGGCCTGGTTCTTTAGATAATTTAGGCCTTAGTGAAACAATTAAAGATGAAATGAATTCATGGCAATCTCAACATCCTTCTCTCAAAGTAAATTTAATAATTAAAGGTAATATTGATTTATTAGGTGAGGTCGTAAATATTAATGTTTATCGAATCATTCAAGAAGCAATGAATAATGTTGTGAAACATGCTAAGGCCTCAGCTATAAAAATATCTTTACTAAAAACAAAAGATAGCCTTAAAATTGAATGTGTTGATGATGGCAAAGGTTTTGATCTTAAAATCTTAAAAAAAACCAAACAATTTGGATTGATGGGAATTAAAGAAAGAGCGCAGTCATTGAATGGGAGGTTTGATATCAGATCCAATGCAAATGACGGTACCTGTATCACAATAGTCATTCCGACTAAATTGGAAAAGGAAAAGCAATGA
- a CDS encoding DMT family transporter has protein sequence MIIATFFFAFMGMFVKLGSPYFSEIELVFYRSFISLIFIILIIINKKISLKTNFKKLHFYRSFVGFLSLLAFFYAISHLPLSTAISLNYTSPLFVALLIPFFLHKKPSFYVCYLLLIGFFGAFLVLKPVLVGSDAYAGFIGLLSGLGAGLAYLFMAQLGKVNEPDTRVVFYFTLLSSFGAAFLMLFENINSEIFEHWWILLGLGLSATIAQLALTKAYRVGNTLKNAGLSYLTIFFSTLLGLIVFSEILDIFSFVGILLIIISGIFVSKK, from the coding sequence ATGATCATAGCTACATTCTTTTTTGCATTTATGGGAATGTTTGTAAAGCTGGGTAGTCCTTATTTTTCTGAAATCGAACTTGTGTTTTATCGTTCTTTTATTAGCCTTATCTTCATTATTTTAATTATAATAAATAAAAAAATAAGCCTTAAAACAAATTTCAAGAAATTACATTTTTATCGATCCTTTGTTGGATTTTTATCACTATTAGCATTTTTTTATGCAATCAGTCACTTACCTCTAAGCACAGCAATCTCTTTGAACTATACTTCCCCTTTATTTGTTGCACTTCTGATTCCCTTTTTCCTGCATAAGAAGCCAAGTTTTTATGTATGTTATTTATTGCTAATTGGCTTTTTTGGAGCTTTCTTAGTACTAAAACCCGTTCTGGTTGGAAGCGATGCGTATGCAGGCTTTATTGGTCTGTTATCTGGATTAGGTGCTGGCCTTGCATATTTGTTTATGGCTCAACTCGGGAAAGTAAACGAACCTGATACCCGAGTTGTTTTTTACTTCACCCTTCTATCTTCATTTGGCGCAGCATTTCTAATGTTGTTTGAAAATATTAATTCAGAAATTTTTGAGCATTGGTGGATACTTTTAGGGCTAGGTTTATCAGCCACAATTGCTCAACTGGCCTTAACAAAAGCTTACAGGGTTGGTAATACATTGAAGAACGCAGGATTATCTTATTTAACGATCTTTTTTTCGACGCTTTTAGGATTGATTGTTTTTTCAGAAATCCTCGATATATTTAGTTTTGTGGGTATTTTACTAATCATCATTTCAGGCATTTTTGTTTCAAAGAAATAG
- the acs gene encoding acetate--CoA ligase has product MSIESIHTEDRIFYPSKQSSKNSRVKDLAQYQQLCESYKSDYEGTWGKLAKDLLIWDEPFTKILDDSTPPFYRWFDDGKLNASFNCLDRHVDSQPNKTAIIFEADDGNVTKVTYQELYERVCQFSNGLKTLNLNIGDRVIVYLPMGIEAIVAMQACVRLGLTHSVVFGGFSAKSLQERISDTSAKLVITADGQFRGGKVIPLKSAIDDAIEMGDCESIEKVIVFKRTNELFSKNNRDIMWDDLIRNQSTECPPVSVPAEHPLFILYTSGSTGKPKGVQHSTAGFLLHAINTCRLTFDLQDNDIYWCTADVGWITGHTYVAYGPTAMGVTQVIFEGVPTYPDASRFWQLIEKHKVSVFYTAPTAIRALTKASDINKETHPNNYNLSSLRILGTVGEPINPEAWMWYYENVGNNQCPIVDTFWQTETGGHVITPLPGATPLIPGSCTLPFPGINIDVVDENGGDLQWGNGGLLVIKKPWPSMIRNIWGDPDRFKKSYFPKELGGKHYLAGDGAVRDEKSGYFTIMGRIDDVLNVSGHRLGTMEIESALVSNEIVTEAAVVGRPCELKGESIVAFVVLKGDRPSKKNYSSIVNELRNWVAKEIGPIAKPEEIRFGDNLPKTRSGKIMRRLLRNIAKGEKISADISTLENPKILDQLSEKL; this is encoded by the coding sequence ATGTCAATAGAATCAATTCATACAGAAGATCGAATTTTTTATCCAAGCAAGCAATCGTCAAAAAATTCAAGGGTGAAAGACTTAGCTCAATACCAACAATTATGTGAAAGCTATAAGTCTGATTATGAAGGGACATGGGGCAAGCTTGCCAAAGATCTTCTTATTTGGGATGAGCCTTTTACCAAAATATTAGATGATTCAACACCCCCTTTTTATAGGTGGTTTGATGATGGCAAATTAAATGCATCATTTAATTGCTTAGACAGACATGTTGATTCTCAACCAAACAAGACTGCAATTATTTTTGAAGCGGATGATGGTAATGTCACAAAAGTTACTTACCAAGAACTTTATGAGAGAGTATGCCAATTCTCAAATGGCCTAAAGACACTTAATCTGAATATTGGCGATAGAGTAATTGTCTATTTACCAATGGGTATTGAGGCCATTGTAGCTATGCAAGCTTGCGTTAGATTAGGTCTAACACATTCGGTAGTATTTGGAGGTTTTTCAGCAAAGAGCCTACAAGAAAGAATATCGGATACCTCCGCAAAGCTTGTAATAACCGCAGATGGTCAATTTCGAGGGGGTAAAGTAATTCCTTTAAAATCAGCAATTGATGATGCAATTGAAATGGGAGATTGTGAATCGATTGAAAAAGTCATTGTGTTTAAAAGGACAAACGAACTCTTCTCTAAAAACAATAGAGATATCATGTGGGATGATTTGATTAGAAACCAATCAACTGAATGTCCTCCTGTATCAGTTCCTGCTGAGCATCCACTCTTTATCCTATATACCTCTGGATCAACAGGAAAACCAAAAGGAGTCCAACATTCAACGGCAGGGTTTTTGCTTCACGCAATTAACACATGTCGTCTTACATTTGATCTTCAGGATAACGATATTTATTGGTGCACCGCAGATGTTGGATGGATAACTGGACATACTTACGTTGCTTATGGACCAACTGCAATGGGGGTGACGCAAGTTATTTTTGAGGGTGTTCCGACTTATCCAGACGCAAGTCGGTTTTGGCAGCTTATTGAAAAACATAAGGTCAGTGTTTTTTATACTGCACCAACTGCGATAAGAGCCCTAACAAAAGCATCTGATATAAATAAGGAAACGCATCCAAACAACTACAATCTTAGCTCTCTTAGAATATTAGGCACGGTTGGTGAGCCTATCAACCCTGAAGCTTGGATGTGGTACTACGAAAATGTGGGAAATAACCAATGTCCTATCGTGGATACATTTTGGCAAACCGAGACAGGAGGTCATGTAATTACTCCTCTGCCTGGTGCTACGCCCTTAATACCAGGATCCTGCACACTCCCCTTCCCAGGAATAAATATCGATGTTGTTGATGAAAATGGTGGCGATTTACAATGGGGTAACGGTGGGCTATTGGTAATAAAAAAACCATGGCCATCAATGATAAGAAATATATGGGGGGACCCAGATCGATTTAAAAAAAGCTACTTTCCTAAGGAGCTCGGCGGCAAACATTATCTAGCTGGAGATGGTGCTGTTAGGGACGAAAAAAGTGGATACTTTACCATTATGGGTCGAATTGATGATGTCCTTAATGTGTCTGGTCACCGTTTGGGGACAATGGAGATTGAGTCGGCTCTTGTTTCAAATGAAATAGTAACCGAAGCTGCCGTCGTTGGAAGGCCATGTGAACTTAAAGGTGAATCGATAGTTGCTTTTGTTGTGCTAAAAGGTGACCGTCCATCCAAAAAAAATTATAGTTCGATTGTTAATGAATTACGAAATTGGGTTGCAAAAGAAATTGGACCTATAGCTAAACCAGAGGAAATAAGGTTTGGTGACAACCTCCCCAAAACTCGTTCTGGAAAAATCATGCGACGCCTACTAAGAAATATTGCTAAGGGCGAAAAAATATCTGCTGATATCTCGACGCTAGAAAATCCTAAAATCCTAGATCAACTCAGCGAAAAATTATAG